A genome region from Anastrepha obliqua isolate idAnaObli1 chromosome 4, idAnaObli1_1.0, whole genome shotgun sequence includes the following:
- the LOC129244342 gene encoding uncharacterized protein LOC129244342 translates to MVEGISGVACSRTKGSVRFTIKSIFSKFELDIHALVIGSITSVTPAVSVDIGQWRHLANLQLAYPYFGTPGHVDVLLGADVWGSIVEGDVIHGGYDEPHAQLTRLGWVVFGPASVQGHSSTTVGNYCAQIRDESYLEDLICNFWKLEEVPVTTKSSDDECERFFATTHQRMADGRYVVRLPFRQDGQPLGDSYVNARRQFSRLERRLAADPDMHAKYIAFMREYESLGHMERVVQPVVQSGCYYIPHHAVLGKFRVVFNASAPTSNGLSLNDIQLVGSAIQDSLINIILRFRRYAIAITADVEKMFRQVLVAPQDRDFQGILWRESPSEEVSTYRLSTVTCGMACSPHNAIRAMHQCAYDSFDKIHNRNMGIQARESILSSFYVDDFLTSCSTVESAITLATNIDTILRAGGFKLRKWNSNDAAVLIPLGKGLSPTECPIDASIASVLGLR, encoded by the coding sequence ATGGTGGAGGGGATTAGTGGAGTGGCATGTTCGAGGACCAAGGGTAGCGTCCGATTTACgataaaaagcattttttctaaattcgaACTGGACATTCATGCATTGGTTATTGGTTCGATTACTTCAGTTACACCAGCGGTCAGTGTCGATATTGGGCAATGGAGACATTTGGCAAATCTCCAATTGGCATacccatattttggtactcCGGGTCATGTTGATGTACTTCTTGGTGCTGATGTCTGGGGCTCGATTGTAGAAGGGGATGTCATACATGGAGGGTATGATGAACCTCACGCACAGCTTACCCGACTTGGTTGGGTTGTATTTGGGCCAGCGTCCGTTCAGGGCCATTCTAGTACAACAGTTGGCAATTATTGCGCGCAGATTAGAGACGAGTCTTACTTGGAGGATctcatttgtaatttttggaagCTCGAAGAAGTACCGGTGACAACTAAGAGCTCGGATGATGAATGCGAGCGGTTCTTTGCCACTACACACCAACGTATGGCCGACGGACGCTATGTTGTGAGATTGCCATTCCGTCAAGATGGTCAACCGTTAGGCGACTCTTACGTCAACGCTCGACGTCAGTTCTCGCGTTTGGAGCGACGTCTGGCTGCTGATCCGGACATGCATGCAAAATATATAGCGTTTATGAGGGAATATGAGTCCCTTGGCCATATGGAAAGAGTTGTTCAGCCAGTTGTTCAATCCGGATGCTATTATATTCCCCACCATGCTGTATTGGGAAAATTTAGAGTGGTGTTCAATGCATCCGCTCCTACCTCCAACGGGCTTTCGCTTAACGATATCCAACTGGTTGGATCCGCCATTCAAGATTCGTTAATTAACATTATCCTCCGCTTCCGACGCTATGCCATCGCGATCACAGCCGATGTGGAGAAGATGTTTCGCCAGGTTCTCGTGGCACCACAAGACAGAGACTTTCAGGGTATACTTTGGCGTGAATCTCCATCAGAGGAAGTAAGTACTTACCGGCTGTCTACTGTCACGTGTGGCATGGCATGCAGTCCTCATAATGCGATAAGGGCTATGCATCAGTGTGCGTACGACAGCTTCGACAAGATTCACAATCGCAACATGGGCATCCAAGCGCGAGAATCCATTCTCTCATCCTTCTACGTGGATGATTTCCTCACCAGTTGTAGCACCGTCGAAAGTGCTATCACTTTAGCAACGAATATCGACACCATTCTGAGAGCTGGAGGCTTTAAGTTAAGGAAGTGGAATTCTAATGACGCCGCCGTATTGATTCCATTAGGGAAGGGCTTATCACCTACGGAATGCCCTATTGATGCATCAATTGCCTCTGTGTTAGGTTTGCGATAG